gaacaattatataaaagcatGAAGGGTCTTGGTACAGATGATGATCGTTTAATCAGATTGGTTGTTACTCGTTGTGAAATAGACATGGgagaaatcaaagaaatatttagacAGCGATATAATGAATCACTGGAAGATTTTATTTCCGttagtatatttaatagaataatataatataaaaaaataaaaaatcaaatctaaTGATCATATTTTTACAGGGTGATTGTTCTGGTCATTACAAGAAATGTCTTCTAGCACTCATTTCTTAAAACTATTAACAGAAGTTATATTTGGTTCCATTTAAtgactttttcaaatattttacaatttatatatttgtttgtatATTCTTGATTGCTTGATATATTGatgtaaatgaataatatattgaaatattatatattataatttacataaaaacttttaattacaactttaattacataaaaaaacttataaaagtttgcatatattataatatgaggTATAAGGTAAAGCTTTGTATGATGAATCtcaaatctttatattattgttaaaaattgaagtattataaaaatattatttaattacaaatctacaataaaatatttaaaaacgaaaaaatattgacaatAAAATGATGactagtattttaatatttataaaatatattgttatcatttttattttatatatgctacatatatacatatttctatataatattatatattttatgaatattctaaaataaaaataaatgaaagaaaataaaaatgtaaaaattttaaatattttaaaattttattaaataaataatatatttacaattgtatatatttatcattcctTAATTTACCAAGAAATTCTTTGAGGATAAGGCTGATCATTccaataaaaaactttattgataaaaatataaaattgtaaaaaatttattattaatgtagtTATTGATTCTGCAATAATTTGCCATGTTTTTGGTTTTGTAATAAAACAACGGTAAAGTATATAtggaatgataaaatatcttgGTTCTACTAATAATTGTGGAATGAGTACTATAGAAAccataagaatataattaatctgtgttataaatcttaaatgttTAAGCCCATGAAACATTGTATACAAAGTAAATGAGTATAATGgtaccaaaaaatatttaaactgttTGTATCTTCCCATAAACTTATTCCAAAAGTAAAATACATAATGTCTATTATCAGCTAACATATATGGATGaacaaaagtattaaaatgaacaattataattaaaaaaataatactacaaCTTGCAAATATCCAATGTTTactaataaacttaaaataatttttccaggaaataatcatatatggccataaaaaacaaaacagaaaaatagaaaaatataacaattgagGAATATGAAAAGTAGGAACATGAGCTGTTCTATCACCAACTACAATTCCTTTGTTCCATAgaacaaaagaaacaaataataaacatactaTAATGTATGGAAGCAATTGTACACACAACTGTAGGATAAATTTTGCAAGTAACTTCCATTCATGACATGtttcttctattattcttttccATAATAgctaaaaattacataataatataaatttcaaatataataaatatttttattttttttgtaataataatttactcacttttaaataaattattgaattatactgttcatatgaaattaatttacttattttatgatctaataaatcaaataaatgttCCACAGTAATAAATGCAAcccaaataatatttgtttgtcgaattaatatagataaaagtcctgtatattataattataattgctatttttcaaatttaatattcttgtaatattctacaatttatttctttttatacatacCTATAAAAGCTGcagttttaaattgtttatataaatgtaacaaTAACATCAGTAATATTGCATTAACTGATGCAACgtctgtataatataaaaaatgccaGAAAAATAAGGGtggaaaaaacataatattacaaGCCACAATAAGTTTCATCCAATCATTCCATCTTTGTttccaataaattattgaaatttttttaattatattttgagcaagatagagatttaaaaatgttcCAAACAAGTTTATGCATCTCATGTAAAAGATATTACAGAGTTTCAAAGGTGATAAAATCAgagttgtaattaaatataaaccaGGTAAAGTAGTAATTTTAGGATTCCACTGAAAATAACATTctctaaatatattcaaatataatttttcattactttaTTGTTTTTTGTGGGAATTATTAatgcttaataaataatttaatgatgtaAAAGaacttcaaataatatatatatatatatataaataaaaaaaaaatttataacttttctttAAGTTGTCAAGttgtaaaatgatttatgtacaactaaaataattttattttttaaatactcatagacaatattcaaaaacatcatataatatatatagtgtatataatattcaataataatattttatcttacaaaaaataaaaaaataataaaacgtacctgtgtaaaattattattacaatattgcaAAGTCTGAGAtacgtgaaaaatttcatcgataaaataGTAAGGTTGTACatggtttaaataaataaataatattactatatttgaacaaattattactattaatattttttgtgaatattGAATAAGTTTAATCATAGATTCATTCAtcgtttattgaaataaaaagaaaataaagatttatagatttagaaaaaataaaataatttataattacaaaataatccgCACTCaatcaaagatataataaaatgttataacatttcattttcatatatatctattaaaagtttcaagaatcatagtttaataattaatttaattttttttataatttaattttacaatttaacacATTCATTTAGAATGCCTTATACTTTttgtgatattaataattactaaaacATTTCCACTCTGAAGTTAACgctaaatcaatattttaaaatcagtcgatatatcgatttataaaaattacaatttaaagaagaagcgggaacataaaaaatacattatctattaagtaattttaaaaatattaactttaaaaaaataatttttatattgttatatgtttaataaatgaatttcacaataatatgacgtaaataagtttatttgaACTTAATTTcagattgaataaaataatctgagcaattttttttcccttttatctgtagaaatattgatagaatacaaatattaatattatacaaataagtGGATTGCAAATACTAGATTGTTCTAATATGTTAcgcttcttatttaaatattgtgcttattttctattttctttaattaaaatctttaaaaaaatgaatacattagacaaaaacaaatatttaatattttaaggatacttttttttaaggatatGTTGTACAGGAATTAGGaaacaatttatcaatataccaattcttataaatatttaaaattcaaattagaaattaaaaattttgtatatatatatatatataatatatataaatttttattaatttttgttaattttacgaaatttaaaattattattaaattttcaaattaaaatagaagcaaatataattcattctaataatttgttatcaaacatatcaatataaattgattaaatcgaattttgtgaattttcattcctttctttgattttaatatgaatccTTTAGTTCTTGAATGACCGTGTATAATTCCTCTtcgatgtattattaaatggaGTTTATAAAggctataatatattagaataacaCATTAATGTTCAATTTGATTCTATTCCATTTAATGGTTTCCTGATCGTTCAAATGTAAATCGTTTCACATCGTAAATATCGAACTTTATGACATTTTTTTACCTGAGAATAATTAcaggataaatttttaatatactgaatgtaaaataatcgaaatttcttgAAGTACAATACACAATTATGTGTAAGATAGATATTTTGTAACTATCATAAATGTAAAACATGATCcttttatacatatagatatattatacataaaaaagacATAGGCAAACTGTATATATCACGAATGTTAAtgcatatacaaatttataagtttTGTATGTATGCACTATACAAAGCTgagcattttctttatttaaattctagtatctaatttttttaagtgaaGAGTATACTTATTAATCACTTTTTacttctattttcattttcttaatcagtctaaaacaaataaagcatgatacaaattatacataatatataagtgaTATACAATTGCTtgagaaacaaaattatgacATTTTTGAgcttattacaaatatattacaaatatttatttttatcaaattacagTAAATTCTAAACAGAcctataaaattgttatatataattaaatattttttttataaatttaaaagtttcataaaatccaaataaaaatagaaagatattaatttatatttttaaattgaaatgaataatgaaaaaatattttgcatccaaataaaaattttgatattttttaaatgatatgtagaaccataattattaataaataattttaaacacaaaaatttatatattcgtaatggataaaaaattcaattaataataaataaatacttcataacaatattgaaataagattgtttcaattattttagaaaattttaatgtataaaaaagaattgaaatcacgttacaaaatattcataattaaaaaaaatcactcgTGTTTGactatttaaaagaaagtggaaaattgattaattcattaacaacaggaaaaatttaataaatataattttataatgtcaccaaaagttatatatcatagaatttaatactttataaattaattagtttaaaattatttaattaagatatataaagtttaaattatatttcttgttgcaaatgaattaatacttaatactTTCTACATCTCCTAATAACTTTTCTTGTATCACACAGATTATAAGAGAACTATAAATTGTAGAATATCAGAAATgacattattgaataataataaatctttttagcACGCAAACTTTTTCACTGCTAAcaaactaatatatattacttgcaAATATATCTTATCTCAATGAAAGCATTTTACTAAGCTTAATTTGAAGAGTATGCATTTTAACAAGGAAGAACTTATTCCTTCTATTTCACATAGTAATCATTAGTTTTCGAAATTCGAGCGCACAATTGAAAAATggcagaaaatatataaaacagtaTTCTTCAAACTCACTTGGCTACCTGagatattttgtatctttcagtcatttaaaaattttctaaaacggaataaaaagaggggggggggggagagaaaaaagggcaTGTACTAAAAAGTACACATGCTAACACTGAAAGCAATatctagaaaaatatcaaaaaagtatatgcttatttttattcaatctttTGTCTCTCCTATTGAAACTTAAAACACACGGTAACTTATACTTTTGTACGCATTCGATTCTAAATATTgcttttaatgtttttcaatttcttgaaagaaaaaatgaaaagagatgAGTGAAATTACGAGATTGGAAGAGACATGTTCttgttttatatagaataacgaATTGTATAATGTTATCAGCACTTGTGGAATGCCTGCAGTCAATGTTATCTCAAATACTAAATACATacactaaaaaattatacgtttcATACAACTATAACCACTCCTTAAAAAAACATCAAAGAATACTAGCatgttatttatacatttagcATCACTCCCATGGATAAAGGAAATCCtttgtaataatgataataaaaaataaaaaaataaatttatattatatattgagattttaaaatttcaattataacgtTACAAGCATTAATCTTAAACTAAGTGATTTCCTTTTCTGTGAAAGCAATGTGTAACTAATACCGGTTCATTAAGCTTGAAAGTACTTGTCAAAgtacaaaagataaaaagatagctatcttaaaataaaagcaaCTTTTTGTGCAGATAACAAATAAAGAGCACTCCTTAGGAACTAATAAGACTTAAACATTATTACCGAGATCTGAATAAAAtcaacttataaaaattaaaaatatatatacaattatattaaaaacaaaaataatcttctaataatagggagatttaaaatgatttaaaatgaaaatattttgtagaaaGAAGTAAAGTCAAacttaatggaaaatataaaaataaaaaataatacaaaagagatttaagaatttttatatttatgttatgtttttatgaaaaaaaaaataataaaaaattatattttattaaattttaaccaaaaaaaaagaaaaaaaaaagaaaacattttatatttaaattattataaaaaaaaatataaaaaataatattgacatATTTACTTCATTTCTACAAATGTCACAGGAATACTTATTATTAGAAGATTatctgtatttttaatttgtcatagaattaaataagtcatttattacttaaattgtaaaaaattttttcttatttttatttcatcgtgtaacaaaattgttatagttgaaatatgaaacaaatggattttattcaatttatattatctgtcaaaataaaaaaaaatatgaataaatttgaaaaatcttttaagataaaaaaaatccataataataaattatattttatatattctttaattgttttcattttttttaatttagaaatttatgaatattataattatttaattaaaatgacaaaatccatttctttttcactttcaataaaaaaaaaggaatttagttactcaatgaaattattaattgctaTAAGACATATGTAGGCTGTAGAATTCTACTATAATAAAAGTAcactaaaaatatagaattaatcctATTGACCGAAGGccgatatgtaatataaatgtcacaaatttgaaattgtgcCTGTACAAGCTATTCTAATATCTGTACATTGCAATAATACAATACAGTAAGTCAGCTAGATATGAATCACAACataatttatcatcattttattggaatatattcttctttcgcttatttttaatgtaaattatattatcggtCGATCGtagttaattatatacaattttttttctaagttataaataattaacagaatattatttgttaaaaaataaaaaataatagtacagaaattgaatgaaattaattaactatatGGAATTTTcacagaatttattttttttctttttttatgctttaaatagatgaaaattataaggacgtagtttttatatgtaattacttaaaaaaaactaatatatcaataacagGCAATGCCACAGAGTGCTCCATATCGTATCTCTAACGAATTATTGCTTTTTGcacttttcgaaatattcggaACGTCATTACGCTATGTATACCTACATATTgtgtaaaaattacttatgatCAAAGTTCAATCAAGCTTACATGCATTGTAGCTTTGAAACTTTGAAAGATATACATtgaacaaaaaagaagaaaatattgcaaCTGCAGTTATTTCCGGTTGCTTTCGTTAATctgattttgatatataaacgaTATTGTATCAGGACTCCATAAAATAGTTGTTGCGTATATTACGCATTAGTAAACTGTAttgtcattaaaaaatattattttctcggGTACATTTGGCAAGCATGCACTTCTCAATTTGGAAGATCAAATCTTCAAGGGACTTCAATTGAATAAAGGctaatcaaaaatcaatgaaaactACGAGAGGACGGTTCGCACTCTCCTCCAACGTGCTTCCCATTgtgatttatttcttctagCGCTCCATCCAAATCCAAACCCAGAAccaataataactttattaaagTAAGCGAAGTTGTTATTGCTGTTGCCATTAACATGACCAATATTCGTGTTAAGATTGGCCAAATTAACTGCATTTAAGATACGAACAGCAGATGAGAGTCGTAATTTACTTGCTGGAGAACTAAACACCAACTTGCGGCTCTGTTTATTGTTGTTGCTGATATCCTCGCTACTGCTCGTACTATGGCGTTCACTTAATTGTTTTGCCGTATGGGAATATTCAATACAAAATGATTTCACCATTGATCATTGTCGATACGTTTGAGATGATATGCCATTACCAGGTGTCACGTAATCTCCAATCATCAAGCTGGGATTCACTGGATAATGTGAAGTATTGCCAAGGACCAGCGATTGCTGGAAAGTAACACCAAGCTGTAGCGCGAAAGACACGCAGGCAGGCGTACACTTTAGTATCCTtttgctttaattttattaattatttagcgAGCTAAATTTGgtgcaaatatttatacatattgtaCATGAATATGGTGCATATATGTTAGTACACTCTGGTACCATAAAGATTAGCTCGCtcataatctaattaaaacatttttacacTTACCGTAGCGGGAGATGTAAACATATTTGGTGTAATTCCACCACCTATTAATTGTGCTGCTTGTGTACTCGTTGCTGTACCTCCTACTCGACCCCTACCTGTACTTGAAATTGAACCTGGATGAATATTTGGCTGGCCTCCTAAATTAAACCcacacaaaaaataattattttatattcttaaaataaaaagttattttaactattttttaccTATTGCAAGTAAATTACTGGGATTCACTGCTGCGGTAGCGTCCATAGAAACTTCTCCTAAACCATTCACAGACATTCCATTAACCATATTTACTGCTTGTCTGGCACCTTGTGCATCTAAAGTTGTCCAATAAGATTCGCTAGGTGAGGTATTATTTAAACCAGGTGGAGGTTGCGCTGCTGCACCTGTATATCTAAAGTATGGATTTTTCAAATCCAAAGTATTACTACTGCTTTCCATATTCGTTCCTTCCAGTTTTAATTCTATTGTTACATCATATGATTGTCTAAAAcattgttttatatgaaattatatatatatattttatattaataaaattttgaaattttataaattaaattattattactagtaGAATTTACTTCACCTTTTATTCGCAATAAGAATAACTTTTCCGGATAATAGCTGGCCACTTTTACAAAACAAAGGATTTTCCAGAAGACAACGAACTTGATACCAATGGGTAAGAGGTTCTGTTGGAGCTGTACTTAACCAAACCTGTTGTGTCGATCCAATAAATGCAACATCAAACCAAAATGCAAGGCCATGACAAGTACCACTTTccaatatatgaaaatcaacATCGATTTCTAAAGAATAGATAAAATGaagtaacatatttttattattgaaaatcttatttatataatatattttatgaaaaccatatacaatatacaaattttcacctattttatgtaaatcagTCTCGTTAGCAGTTTGAAAATCTACAATATGTCTGATAGATTTAGCCATACAAATTCTTATATCAAAGGTATCAACAATTGGCTGTCTAAAGTATTCTTTCATCGCGTTATTTCGCATTGCTGAAAGATCTACACCATGAAAACATGTTTGGTACCAAAAGTTagctttattaaattgttccaTATAAAGATTTTCATCGGAAAACGGTGCGATGTGAAGATCTCCTCGAGAGGGAAACATTCTTCCACctgtataatgattatttaactGTTGTTATTATAACAgatgtaaatgaatttaaaaaaaaaattgtaaaatatttacctgGAACTAACCACTTTTTAGCATGAAGATATGTTTCAAGCATTCTTTCATTGTACAACATATAACCCATTGGTTCACTTACTATGCAATCTACTTTTTCTGgtaaatcaatttcttctattttaccAGCTATGACAATAATCTTatctgataaattatttgcagCAACTAATAGTTCTGCATGATTTGCCATATTACTTGCTTCCACTGCATATACTTTCTTTGCACCAGCTTGAACTGCAAAGAATGATAATATTCCAGAACCTGCACCTACATCTAATACAACTTTATCTTTAAAGTCAGAAAGATTTCCTAGAATTGCTCGCTGGTAGGTACTAGTTCTAATATAATCTTGCATCATATTTTGTTGCTGGGATAAATAaccataaaattgaaaatattgcataGCTGAAGATTCTTCCGTCCTTTCATTAAATGCAGAAACACCTTTGCCATTTTTCAGTTTCAATATTtgtgaatgaaaatttctaaaatctaaaaaaatgttattaatgatataaaaaatcagattaaatagcacaattttaatatgtaattgttTATTAGCTCACCTGTTTCATTAGCAAATGTTATAAGTAAACTATCTGTATCAAATGTGAATACATAACTTCTAGATGAAACTCTAGAACATTCTGTAGTAGGAGTTACTGGGAATTCCAATAATGTTGTTTTATCCCTACCAATTATATCTCctattgagaaaaataaaagatataaaaaaatatcttttatatttataaaataattaaaaattattaatatttttaaaatcttcttaaaattatttaaaatattctttctatatttaaaatatttttattataaaattttttttatgataaaattattaaattgctatattaataaattgataaaaattataaagaatatttaaaaacaataaacgaacacaattatatattatgcattttctttctcgaaatataaagaataattccaaatgtttaaacaaaaatttacttattattaaattatttaaaatttattaatattcattataaacgaaaattatatttatataagagaataattacatcgtaaatattgtatattcaaCTAGATAGTTAACGAGAAATAtaacaatacaatattaatagtattctattttttatatattcttgtataacaaattaaaaaaatttcaacaatcatACATACTAACAAttgtcattaaattttaatttaaagaaagattataAACGCTTATTTAAGTATGGTTATGTTGTCTATTTCATAacgacaataatataatttgtaattaattatttattgacaaATAAGTACCTGCAAGGAATTCAATGCTAAGACCTTGTGGATCATAGTTGATATTAAGCGTGACCggcttattaaattttgctgTTGACTGTCCATTGTTTGACAAAGTCGATACTGTCACCGCGCGAAACACTTTCGCCATTTTTAGACACCGCGTGCGTATTGTACGCTGCAGTTCTGTAATTGGTTCTACCACGCTTGTCTTATCTTAACGTTGTTTTccggaaaattttcaataaaaacaaaaaaatatacgatatcgCCTCTCTCGATACAAATcactcaaataatattaaacagatCTTGcttgaaattacaatttttcacgTTCGTAGACCGAACCATCGACTAACCACCCCCGGCGCGTATTACACACGCGCAATAGGGTTACTAGAGTACTGAATATATAGCTAATTAAACTCCCTAGATTCACAATAACTAGATAATCatgattaagataaaaatgaaatacatcATTATTGCACTAATTATAGATATGTAATTgtatcttctatattttttattagatatttcatatattacttGCAATTAAATGTatgttcattttatatttaaaatatttttttataatttatattttttgtataattgttaACTTTTGAATATGaactattatctatattttctttaggaaatacgaaaaatttggTTAATCCATTACcaacttaaaattatacaatgttattctataaaaatattaaaaattaataagatatatttataatttttaaaacgtttgcattaaattaagaatgttatgttatatatattattaatctttattatataataatttgattattaaattatgagattgttaataaaatgataaccAATCAAAATCAGGTTTTGAATATGTGTATAAAATCTGAAATGTTATTGGTCACAAAGTTATATGCACggaagttttatatattttctagaaCGACCTGTACGAATCACGCGCATACGATTAGTGGTATACGATTCTCTGATCGATAAATACGAGTTGGACAATAACTCGAAACTCGAAAGCTAGCGGCGTGGCTGATTGCTCACCCCCATTTTTGACAGTGCATCTGAAATATTGCACTCTCTCAAAAAATGACTGCTCACGACCAAATGCGCGCTATGCTCGACCAATTGATGGGAACTGGACGGAATGGTAtgtattatcatttcatatagaaacacgattattttttgtaactttattatttacagttatttgaaatctttcatacaaaaatacaagatGGTGGCTTACACTTttcataattacttatatagttatctattttattaataaatatatcataattttaggtgaaaataacaaatttcaagTGAAGTACTCGGATCCAAAGGTCTGCAAGAGCTTTTTGCTGGCATGCTGTCCACATGAAATCTTATCATCAACAGTGAGTTTGTTTCAGTTATTACATATTGAATATCGATGACATACCATTGGCACTTTTGCACTACAGTAGAGCATTTTCGTATTTCCCTTTTGATACTtctttacattaatataaaagcaaTCAGACATCAATACTAGTGATGtcatgtttcatttttttgctaTTACATTTTTTCAGCTCATTCTGGTTACACGATTcaattgctttttttctttttagtaaatttatttgcttcttttttcttttttatgttgcAAAATAGCAATGTTgccaaaatacatatttattaattcattaaaaataaacataaatcatATGTATGAAATCTGTAACAATTTGTAACTAtgagtattttaatattaaattatggtttgtgttttaatatgttaaaaatatttgattttttcttatataaaataaaaatgatatataacaaaaataattagaaatagttgttatattaatatcatttggtTTGCACATATATAACTTACAATAGCTTtagatattatgttttatccaAGCTTtttattgtagaaaaaaaatataatatcattgattatatatgaagtataaatatcataatttttatttttaacaattttagtaataataatttagtataGCATttagtttcatattttattttttcactaaataattaagaaattaagaatctttaaaaaaatgtataattttatataaataaacaaatactatattttattatagaatctttaatcaaaaaataattattcttatcaatgaatttatattaacatttaaaatacaatatatttttatatattttatatatttcatgcactaaatgtataaatatatatgtacatgcatatgtataatagaagaaagaaaaattatacacatatatatttcatattatacatataatcatCTTTTATTATGCTATtagttgatattattaaacatctttttattttttcaatttatcttatcaatcgtatttaaatgatatttcatattttttaaagataaaaaatatatatgatttgataactgtatattgataaatttaataaaattttattttttatgtattgttctttttatttttttaaaaaatcaatatatttatattttgtaatacatctatataatattatattttgaatcgtgtaactatgaaattatttgattattattgaattacaatttttatcaaattatttaaaaataagtctggttgcaaaatttttttg
The sequence above is drawn from the Apis cerana isolate GH-2021 linkage group LG11, AcerK_1.0, whole genome shotgun sequence genome and encodes:
- the LOC107995976 gene encoding putative Dol-P-Glc:Glc(2)Man(9)GlcNAc(2)-PP-Dol alpha-1,2-glucosyltransferase, with translation MNESMIKLIQYSQKILIVIICSNIVILFIYLNHVQPYYFIDEIFHVSQTLQYCNNNFTQWNPKITTLPGLYLITTLILSPLKLCNIFYMRCINLFGTFLNLYLAQNIIKKISIIYWKQRWNDWMKLIVACNIMFFPPLFFWHFLYYTDVASVNAILLMLLLHLYKQFKTAAFIGLLSILIRQTNIIWVAFITVEHLFDLLDHKISKLISYEQYNSIIYLKLLWKRIIEETCHEWKLLAKFILQLCVQLLPYIIVCLLFVSFVLWNKGIVVGDRTAHVPTFHIPQLLYFSIFLFCFLWPYMIISWKNYFKFISKHWIFASCSIIFLIIIVHFNTFVHPYMLADNRHYVFYFWNKFMGRYKQFKYFLVPLYSFTLYTMFHGLKHLRFITQINYILMVSIVLIPQLLVEPRYFIIPYILYRCFITKPKTWQIIAESITTLIINFLQFYIFINKVFYWNDQPYPQRISW
- the LOC108003228 gene encoding histone-arginine methyltransferase CARMER isoform X2, with amino-acid sequence MAKVFRAVTVSTLSNNGQSTAKFNKPVTLNINYDPQGLSIEFLAGDIIGRDKTTLLEFPVTPTTECSRVSSRSYVFTFDTDSLLITFANETDFRNFHSQILKLKNGKGVSAFNERTEESSAMQYFQFYGYLSQQQNMMQDYIRTSTYQRAILGNLSDFKDKVVLDVGAGSGILSFFAVQAGAKKVYAVEASNMANHAELLVAANNLSDKIIVIAGKIEEIDLPEKVDCIVSEPMGYMLYNERMLETYLHAKKWLVPGGRMFPSRGDLHIAPFSDENLYMEQFNKANFWYQTCFHGVDLSAMRNNAMKEYFRQPIVDTFDIRICMAKSIRHIVDFQTANETDLHKIEIDVDFHILESGTCHGLAFWFDVAFIGSTQQVWLSTAPTEPLTHWYQVRCLLENPLFCKSGQLLSGKVILIANKRQSYDVTIELKLEGTNMESSSNTLDLKNPYFRYTGAAAQPPPGLNNTSPSESYWTTLDAQGARQAVNMVNGMSVNGLGEVSMDATAAVNPSNLLAIGGQPNIHPGSISSTGRGRVGGTATSTQAAQLIGGGITPNMFTSPATQSLVLGNTSHYPVNPSLMIGDYVTPGNGISSQTYRQ
- the LOC108003228 gene encoding histone-arginine methyltransferase CARMER isoform X1, encoding MAKVFRAVTVSTLSNNGQSTAKFNKPVTLNINYDPQGLSIEFLAGDIIGRDKTTLLEFPVTPTTECSRVSSRSYVFTFDTDSLLITFANETDFRNFHSQILKLKNGKGVSAFNERTEESSAMQYFQFYGYLSQQQNMMQDYIRTSTYQRAILGNLSDFKDKVVLDVGAGSGILSFFAVQAGAKKVYAVEASNMANHAELLVAANNLSDKIIVIAGKIEEIDLPEKVDCIVSEPMGYMLYNERMLETYLHAKKWLVPGGRMFPSRGDLHIAPFSDENLYMEQFNKANFWYQTCFHGVDLSAMRNNAMKEYFRQPIVDTFDIRICMAKSIRHIVDFQTANETDLHKIEIDVDFHILESGTCHGLAFWFDVAFIGSTQQVWLSTAPTEPLTHWYQVRCLLENPLFCKSGQLLSGKVILIANKRQSYDVTIELKLEGTNMESSSNTLDLKNPYFRYTGAAAQPPPGLNNTSPSESYWTTLDAQGARQAVNMVNGMSVNGLGEVSMDATAAVNPSNLLAIGGQPNIHPGSISSTGRGRVGGTATSTQAAQLIGGGITPNMFTSPATLGVTFQQSLVLGNTSHYPVNPSLMIGDYVTPGNGISSQTYRQ